One Primulina huaijiensis isolate GDHJ02 chromosome 5, ASM1229523v2, whole genome shotgun sequence DNA segment encodes these proteins:
- the LOC140977727 gene encoding 18.2 kDa class I heat shock protein-like: MYLIPTVFGNRRSNICDPFSMDFWYPFQGFPFSGQLNDARGEVSAFASALIDWKETPEAHVFKADLPGFNKEEVKVEVEEGGVLKISGERSREKEEKNDKWHLVERSSGKFLRRFRLPEGAKVEEIKAAMENGVLTVTVPKEEIMTKTRQSKL, translated from the coding sequence ATGTATTTGATTCCGACTGTATTTGGCAACCGTAGGAGCAACATTTGCGACCCGTTTTCAATGGACTTCTGGTATCCCTTTCAAGGTTTCCCTTTCTCAGGTCAATTAAACGATGCACGTGGTGAGGTCTCTGCGTTTGCCAGTGCCCTCATCGACTGGAAAGAGACGCCGGAAGCCCACGTGTTCAAGGCGGATCTTCCGGGCTTTAATAAGGAGGAGGTTAAAGTTGAGGTGGAAGAAGGTGGGGTTCTTAAGATCAGCGGCGAGAGAAGCAGAGAGAAGGAAGAGAAGAACGATAAGTGGCACCTTGTGGAGAGGAGTAGTGGCAAGTTCCTCCGCCGGTTCAGGCTGCCGGAGGGTGCGAAGGTAGAAGAAATCAAGGCGGCGATGGAGAACGGAGTGCTGACTGTCACAGTGCCAAAGGAAGAAATCATGACAAAAACTAGACAATCAAAACTGTAA
- the LOC140977016 gene encoding probable sugar phosphate/phosphate translocator At3g11320 — MLGTKSSGRYFTIGLVSAWYSSNIGVLLLNKYLLSNYGFRYPIFLTMCHMTACSLLSYIAIAWMKMVPMQSIRSRVQFMKISALSLIFCASVVSGNVSLKYLPVSFNQAIGATTPFFTAVFAYLMTLKREAWLTYVTLIPVVTGVIIASGGEPSFHMFGFIMCIGATAARALKSVVQGILLSSEGEKLNSMNLLLYMAPIAVVLLLPATLFLEENVVGITLALARDDIRIIWLLVFNSALAYFVNLTNFLVTKHTSALTLQVLGNAKGAVAVVVSILIFKNPVSVTGMLGYTLTVFGVILYSEAKKRTK, encoded by the exons ATGTTGGGGACTAAATCCTCCGGCCGATATTTCACGATTGGGCTGGTGTCAGCATGGTACTCATCGAACATTGGGGTTTTGCTCTTGAACAAGTATTTGTTGAGCAATTACGGATTCAGGTACCCGATTTTCTTGACGATGTGTCACATGACGGCTTGCTCATTGCTTAGCTACATCGCCATCGCTTGGATGAAGATGGTGCCGATGCAGAGTATAAGATCTAGGGTTCAGTTTATGAAGATTTCAGCTTTGAGCTTGATTTTCTGTGCGTCGGTTGTAAGTGGGAATGTTTCGCTTAAGTATTTACCTGTTAGCTTCAATCAGGCAATTGGGGCTACCACTCCTTTCTTCACGGCGGTGTTTGCGTATTTAATGACCCTGAAGCGAGAGGCGTGGTTGACTTACGTGACGTTGATTCCAGTTGTTACAGGGGTTATTATTGCTAGTGGG ggtGAGCCGAGTTTTCATATGTTTGGGTTTATCATGTGCATTGGTGCAACAGCTGCAAGGGCACTAAAATCAGTGGTTCAGGGGATTTTACTTTCGTCAGAAgg GGAAAAGCTTAATTCTATGAATTTGCTCCTCTACATGGCTCCTATAGCTGTCGTGCTTCTACTTCCTGCAACACTCTTTCTGGAAGAAAACGTTGTTGGTATCACATTGGCACTTGCAAGAGACGATATAAGAATTATTTGGTTACTTGTGTTCAACTCTGCGCTGGCATATTTTGTAAATCTGACCAATTTTTTGGTCACAAAGCACACTAGTGCTCTAACTCTTCAG GTCCTAGGAAATGCTAAAGGAGCAGTGGCAGTGGTAGTCTCCATTTTGATATTTAAGAATCCTGTCTCCGTAACCGGGATGCTCGGGTATACTTTGACAGTGTTTGGTGTTATCCTATACAGTGAAGCTAAGAAGCGTACTAAATGA
- the LOC140977573 gene encoding 17.3 kDa class I heat shock protein-like, producing MSLIPTLFGNRRSNICDPFSMDIWDPFQGFPFSGQLNNARGEVSAFAGARIDWKETPEAHVFKADLPGLNKEEVKVEVEEGGVLKISGERSREKEEKNDKWHRVERSSGKFLRSFRLPEGAKVEEIKAAMENGVLTVTVPKEEIKKPQVKAIDISG from the coding sequence ATGTCTTTGATTCCGACTTTATTTGGCAACCGGAGGAGCAACATTTGCGACCCGTTTTCAATGGACATCTGGGATCCCTTTCAAGGTTTCCCTTTCTCAGGTCAATTAAACAATGCACGAGGTGAGGTCTCTGCGTTTGCCGGTGCCCGCATCGACTGGAAAGAGACGCCGGAAGCTCACGTGTTCAAGGCGGATCTTCCGGGATTGAATAAGGAGGAGGTGAAAGTTGAGGTGGAAGAAGGTGGGGTTCTTAAGATCAGCGGCGAGAGAAGCAGAGAGAAGGAAGAGAAGAACGATAAGTGGCACCGTGTGGAGAGGAGCAGTGGCAAGTTCCTTCGCAGCTTCAGGCTGCCGGAGGGCGCAAAGGTAGAAGAAATCAAGGCGGCGATGGAGAATGGAGTGCTGACTGTCACAGTGCCCAAGGAAGAAATCAAGAAACCGCAAGTCAAGGCCATTGACATCTCGGGTTAA
- the LOC140977574 gene encoding 17.3 kDa class I heat shock protein-like, whose translation MSLIPTLFGNRRSNIRDPFSMDIWAPFQGFPFSGQLDNAHRTAAGEVSAFAGARIDWEETPEAHVFKADLPGLKKEEVKVEVEEGVVLKISGERSREKEEKNDKWHRVERSSGKFLRRFRLPERAKVEEIKAEMENGVLTVTVPKEETKKPQAKVIDISS comes from the coding sequence ATGTCTCTAATTCCGACTTTATTTGGCAACCGCAGGAGCAACATCCGCGATCCATTTTCAATGGACATTTGGGCTCCCTTTCAAGGTTTTCCTTTCTCAGGTCAATTAGACAATGCACACAGAACTGCTGCGGGAGAGGTCTCTGCGTTTGCCGGTGCCCGCATCGACTGGGAAGAGACGCCGGAGGCCCACGTGTTCAAGGCGGATCTTCCGGGCTTGAAGAAGGAGGAGGTGAAAGTTGAAGTTGAAGAAGGGGTGGTTCTTAAGATCAGCGGCGAGAGAAGCAGAGAGAAGGAGGAGAAGAATGATAAGTGGCACCGTGTTGAGAGGAGCAGTGGCAAGTTCCTCCGCCGGTTCAGGCTGCCGGAACGTGCGAAGGTAGAAGAAATCAAGGCGGAGATGGAGAATGGAGTGCTGACAGTTACCGTCCCTAAGGAAGAAACTAAGAAACCGCAAGCAAAGGTCATCGACATCTCCAGTTAA
- the LOC140977015 gene encoding sedoheptulose-1,7-bisphosphatase, chloroplastic-like: METSITSCAHRTLVPGISSQQYSPSLASPRSVVSQPFSSKSSKASSLFGESLRFAPKSSIKLSLAKNSSLVTKCEIGDSLEEFLTKATPDKGLIRLMMCMGEALRTIAFKVRTASCGGTACVNSFGDEQLAVDMLANKLLFEALQYSHFCKYACSEEVPELQDMGGPVEGGFSVAFDPLDGSSIVDTNFTVGTIFGVWPGDKLTGVTGADQVAAAMGIFGPRTTYVLALKDCPGTHEFLLLDEGKWQHVKDTTSIGEGKMFSPGNLRATTDNPDYAKLIDYYVREKYTLRYTGGMVPDVNQIIVKEKGIFTNVLSPTAKAKLRLLFEVAPLGFLIEKAGGYSSDGKQSVLDKVIGNLDERTQVAYGSKNEIIRFEETLYGSSRLKTAAQPVGAAA; the protein is encoded by the exons ATGGAGACTAGTATTACAAGCTGTGCTCATAGAACACTCGTCCCCGGTATCTCGTCGCAGCAATATTCCCCTTCTCTTGCATCGCCACGTTCTGTTGTTTCACAGCCATTTAGTTCCAAG AGCTCAAAAGCAAGCTCATTGTTTGGAGAGTCTTTGCGTTTTGCTCCAAAGTCATCAATCAAGCTTTCATTGGCCAAGAATTCTTCGCTTGTGACTAAGTGCGAGATTGGCGATAGTCTG GAAGAATTTCTTACGAAGGCGACGCCGGATAAGGGACTGATTAGGCTGATGATGTGCATGGGAGAAGCGCTGCGTACGATCGCCTTCAAAGTGAGAACAGCATCTTGTGGAGGAACAGCTTGTGTCAACTCTTTTGGAGATGAGCAACTTGCAGTTGATATGCTCGCTAACAAGCTGCTTTTTGAG GCCTTGCAATACTCCCACTTCTGCAAATACGCGTGCTCTGAGGAGGTGCCGGAACTCCAAGACATGGGAGGACCGGTGGAAG GAGGATTCAGCGTGGCATTTGATCCACTCGATGGCTCTAGCATCGTCGACACAAATTTCACAGTTGGTACCATCTTCGGAGTATGGCCTGGAGACAAGCTTACCGGAGTAACCGGAGCTGATCAAGTTGCTGCTGCAATGGGGATTTTCGGGCCCAGAACCACTTATGTTCTTGCTCTCAAGGACTGTCCTGGAACACATGAATTCCTTCTACTCGATGAAG GGAAATGGCAACATGTAAAAGATACAACATCAATTGGAGAAGGGAAAATGTTTTCCCCTGGAAATTTGAGGGCTACTACAGACAACCCTGACTATGCCAAG CTGATCGATTACTATGTTCGGGAGAAATACACTTTGCGATACACCGGAGGAATGGTGCCTGATGTCAATCAG atcattgtgAAAGAGAAGGGGATTTTCACAAATGTGTTATCTCCAACTGCAAAGGCGAAGCTAAGGTTGCTATTCGAAGTTGCACCTTTGggattcttgatcgaaaaggCCGGTGGATACAGCAGTGACGGCAAACAATCAGTGTTAGACAAGGTGATCGGCAATCTAGATGAGAGGACCCAAGTAGCCTACGGATCAAAAAACGAAATCATCCGATTTGAAGAAACCTTGTATGGATCTTCAAGACTCAAGACCGCTGCTCAACCAGTTGGGGCGGCGGCTTGA